From the genome of Cryptococcus neoformans var. neoformans B-3501A chromosome 1, whole genome shotgun sequence, one region includes:
- a CDS encoding hypothetical protein (Similar to gi|34915332|ref|NP_919123.1| transposase-like [Oryza sativa (japonica cultivar-group)], FASTA scores: opt: 488, E(): 6.7e-25, (51.111% identity (77.778% similar) in 135 aa overlap (122-256:151-284))): MNSRFQSLDVDFFNTLKTAYHRQLDEYQLGSSVRGVGKGMFWGWHQRAWGETATSRQIRGTWRKSGLFPLDPAVMETEEQAQSSPAPQAAAEGPLTPHNLRILCVNKWISQPTSSTPTDLRILRSTKFSPYFDNCVGALDGTHIRTTVRGEEAKRSWRNRYSYISTNVLAACDFSLRFVYVRPGYEGSANDQNVLNNALEDNFVIPKDRFYLADAGYGAHPGLRLPFRGVRYHLKEWGRANTRPRSKEELYNLRHA, encoded by the exons ATGAACAGCAGGTTCCAGTCTCTCGATGtcgacttcttcaacaCCCTCAAGACAGCGTACCATCGTCAACTGGATGAATACCAGCTTGGTAGCTCCGTTAGAGgggtgggaaaggggatgTTTTGGGGTTGGCACCAGAGGGCGTGGGGGGAGACGGCGACCTCACGCCAAATTCGAGggacttggaggaaatcAGGTTTGTTTCCTCTTGACCCTGCCGTCATGGAGACTGAGGAGCAAGCGCAGAGCAGTCCTGCCCCTCAAGCTGCCGCTGAGGGCCCTCTCACCCCCCACAACCTCCGCATCCTTTGCGTGAACAAATGGATCTCCCAACCGACATCCTCCACACCTACAGATCTACGGATCTTGAGGAGTACCAAGTTCTCCCCATACTTTGACAACTGCGTTGGTGCCCTTGATGGCACCCACATCAGGACGACAGTCAggggggaagaagccaaaaggAGCTGGCGTAACCGCTACTCCTACATCTCCACCAATGTTCTGGCAGCGTGCGATTTTTCGCTGCGCTTTGTCTATGTCCGGCCCGGTTATGAGGGGTCGGCCAATGACCAGAACGTACTGAATAACGCCCTGGAAGACAATTTTGTCATTCCAAAGGACCGCTTTTACCTGGCTGATGCTGGGTATGGAGCTCATCCTGGGCTGCGACTTCCTTTCCGGGGCGTAAGGTACCATTTGAAAGAGTGGGGAAGGGCCAACACCCG ACCTCGTAGCAAGGAGGAGTTGTACAATCTTCGCCATGCTTAA
- a CDS encoding hypothetical protein (Similar to gi|46097436|gb|EAK82669.1| hypothetical protein UM02007.1 [Ustilago maydis 521], FASTA scores: opt: 719, E(): 2e-43, (59.016% identity (80.874% similar) in 183 aa overlap (3-184:5-186)); HMMPfam hit to Ham1p_like, Ham1 family, score: 169.1, E(): 8.8e-48) codes for MTSFVFVTGNANKLREVKAILAAGDSGIEVTSQSVDVPELQGTTQEIAIAKCKVAAEKLGTACVTEDTALCFEALNGLPGPYIKDFLANIGHEGLNTLLNGFPTTRATALCTFAYSPGPGEEPILFEGRTEGNIVPARGSKIFGWDPIFQPLEGGGRTYAEMDGEEKNKISHRYRALEKLRAYLSEQAK; via the exons ATGACTTCTTTTG TCTTCGTTACAGGCAACGCCAATAAGCTTCGAGAAGTCAAAGCCATCCTGGCTGCCGGTGACAGTGGTATTGAGGTGACCTCTCAATCTGTTGATG TTCCTGAGCTTCAAGGCACTACGCAAGAAATTGCTATTGCCAAATGCAAGGTAGCCGCTGAAAAG CTCGGGACAGCTTGTGTGACTGAAGATACAGCTCTCTGCTTCGAAGCTCTCAACGGATTGCCTGGACCTTACATTAAAGATTTCTTGGCTAATATTGGTCATGAAG GTCTAAACACTCTTCTCAACGGGTTCCCTACCACTCGCGCAACTGCTCTCTGTACATTCGCATATTCTCCAGGGCCGGGCGAAGAACCTATCCTCTTTGAAGGCCGCACTGAAGGCAACATCGTCCCTGCTCGGGGCTCCAAGATCTTCGGCTGGGACCCAATTTTCCAGCCTCTTGAGGGTGGGGGAAGAACGTACgcggagatggatggggaagaaaagaacaaGATCTCTCACAGGTATAGAGCATTGGAAAAACTCAGGGCGTATCTGAGTGAGCAGGCGAAGTAG